Proteins encoded within one genomic window of Tigriopus californicus strain San Diego chromosome 12, Tcal_SD_v2.1, whole genome shotgun sequence:
- the LOC131891469 gene encoding uncharacterized protein LOC131891469, translated as MGSVETLTGSLTSSSSSHEHNNNYDEHTRFEFSFTMNDDNRKMMREISDIEVLREGDSFAKIHREELFEDTELVVPSSRRPHQKSLVELAGEVLAKTEPILAEAKGNLEDLSSRISSSYSSSSPVQDEFITSHTFSQPSTPTKSRSTLPPTSTLLGLSCEELPRLDSSLPSPGGKSVHSLSSLSPNRSFLQRAWLHTLSRTKKTKKRSLNAAFDALPPKAPIASTPNSRSKLRSQNRSELALLEPIPAPTSLPQKTPLIPRSNSAGESIPHRLDNTSQDFRDDDEHDIDVEDDYLNSSHQVSHVATSDLRKIELQDKLKSASEVGFSCALQEDESANEMEVKRIPEPIFHHPQNLPPTYATLRHAKNSTGGNPHSQGYFTLDPRRQGSKHYKKSMRDKSLLYGIKQYNLEPKRGIEYLLNAGFLPENDAKSVAQFLFREGRLSKRQIGKYIGGHEEFNREVLHQFVRCHEFTHLNPVQALRQFLWSFRLPGEAMQIDRLMVSFANRYCEQNPKLFQNVDTCYILSFSIIMLNTALHNPNVKPKITIEQFIKQNKGIDSGRDLAPDVLEQIYRSIKEEPFKIPNETYDDLMYTFFSPEREGWLMKQGGSWKNWKRRWFVLSDRCLYYFQHTAENVPKGIIPLENVKVRLMDNVDSKSFCFELYSECTSVVKGCKTDNKGNVVQGKHKSYRMSASSEEERSDWVKAIKGSAINNEFEFTIAGKKAALRRMKQNPLSLPNTPQKQTPAKLGQGRTPALKSSTPRKLHMDDSTTPIRESQAI; from the exons ATGGGCTCAGTGGAGACTTTGACAGGCTCCCTGacgtcgtcttcgtcctcaCATGAACACAATAATAATTATGACGAGCATACCCGCTTCGAGTTCTCCTTCACCATGAATGACGACAACCGAAAGATGATGCGAGAAATCAGCGACATCGAGGTCCTCCGGGAGGGCGACTCCTTCGCCAAGATACATAGAGAAGAACTCTTCGAGGATACCGAACTCGTTGTGCCTTCATCCCGGAGACCACACCAGAAGTCGTTGGTAGAGTTGGCCGGCGAGGTCCTCGCCAAGACCGAGCCTATCTTGGCCGAGGCCAAGGGCAACCTTGAAGACTTGTCTAGTCGTATATCGAGTTCCTACTCCTCCTCCAGTCCTGTACAGGATGAATTTATCACTAGTCACACCTTTTCCCAACCATCAACACCTACGAAATCGAGATCGACGCTACCCCCCACTTCTACTCTCTTGGGCTTGTCATGCGAAGAACTTCCCCGATTAGATAGCTCCCTTCCTAGTCCAGGTGGAAAGAGTGTTCATTCACTCTCGTCCCTCTCACCCAATCGAAGCTTCCTACAAAGAGCGTGGCTGCACACTCTTAGCCGAACCAAAAAGACCAAGAAACGCTCCCTTAATGCGGCCTTTGATGCCTTGCCACCCAAAGCCCCCATTGCATCCACACCAAACTCCAGAAGCAAACTCAGGAGCCAGAACAG GTCCGAATTGGCTTTGCTGGAGCCGATCCCTGCTCCGACCTCTTTACCGCAGAAGACGCCTTTGATCCCACGCTCGAATTCGGCGGGCGAGTCGATCCCGCATCGCTTGGACAACACTTCCCAGGACTTcagggatgatgatgagcatGACATCGATGTCGAAGACGACTACTTGAACTCCTCTCATCAGGTGTCTCATGTGGCCACCTCGGACCTTCGCAAAATTGAGCTCCAGGACAAGCTCAAGTCCGCTTCAGAGGTCGGATTCTCATGTGCGTTGCAGGAGGACGAAAGTGCCAATGAGATGGAAGTGAAACGAATCCCGGAGCCCATCTTCCATCACCCTCAGAATCTGCCGCCCACTTACGCCACACTTAGACATGCGAAAAATTCAACTGGTGGGAATCCCCACTCACAG GGCTACTTCACTTTGGACCCTCGGAGACAGGGTTCCAAGCATTATAAGAAGTCCATGAGGGACAAGTCTTTGCTCTATGGGATCAAACAGTACAATCTGGAACCCAAGAGAGGTATCGAATACCTGTTGAATGCCGGATTCTTACCTGAAAACGACGCCAAGAGTGTCGCGCAGTTCCTATTCCGAGAGGGTCGGTTATCTAAACGGCAAATCGGGAAATATATCGGTGGTCATGAAGAGTTCAACCGAGAGGTCCTTCACCAATTCGTCCGATGTCACGAGTTTACCCACCTCAATCCTGTCCAAGCCCTCCGTCAATTCCTGTGGAGCTTCAG ACTCCCTGGTGAAGCTATGCAGATTGATCGGCTCATGGTTTCATTTGCAAATCGGTACTGTGAGCAAAACCCTAAGCTCTTCCAGAATGTGGACACGTGTTACATTCTGTCGTTCTCCATCATCATGTTGAACACCGCTCTGCACAACCCCAACGTCAAGCCAAAGATTACCATAGAACAATTCATTAAACAGAACAAAGGCATTGATAGTGGGAGAGATCTGGCGCCCGATGTCCTG GAGCAAATCTACAGAAGCATCAAGGAGGAGCCCTTTAAAATCCCCAACGAGACCTACGACGATCTAATGTACACTTTCTTCAGTCCTGAACGAGAAGGTTGGCTAATGAAACAAGGCGGAAG CTGGAAGAATTGGAAACGGCGATGGTTCGTTCTCAGCGACCGTTGTCTTTACTATTTCCAACATACTGCCGAGAATGTTCCCAAGGGAATCATCCCATTAGAAAATGTCAAG GTCCGATTGATGGACAACGTGGATAGCAAGTCCTTCTGTTTTGAATTGTACTCCGAGTGCACCTCTGTTGTCAAAGGCTGTAAGACCGACAACAAAGGCAATGTTGTCCAAGGCAAGCATAAGTCCTACAG AATGTCAGCCAGTTCAGAAGAGGAACGGTCGGATTGGGTCAAGGCCATCAAAGGCTCCGCCATCAACAATGAGTTTGAATTCACTATTGCGGGCAAGAAGGCTGCTTTGCGACGAATGAAGCAGAACCCTCTGTCCTTGCCGAACACGCCTCAGAAGCAAACTCCTGCTAAGCTTGGGCAAGGCCGGACGCCGGCTTTGAAGTCGAGTACGCCCCGGAAACTCCATATGGACGATTCGACCACGCCCATCCGAGAATCGCAAGCTATATGA